One genomic region from Bacteroidales bacterium encodes:
- a CDS encoding protease inhibitor I42 family protein, whose translation MELNQEANDKLVIAIKAEPNKQVVQFGYESSDQNSAKNVANIELTINNILVVTTKGVPSTGYQWILKSGYESVLELAFEVVVASPMPGAAMEKSFVFKGIADGRTANLKFVYKRAWENVAPVKEYDVNVISKGAYNGSFEFKV comes from the coding sequence ATGGAACTAAACCAGGAAGCAAACGATAAATTGGTTATCGCAATAAAAGCTGAACCAAATAAGCAAGTAGTTCAATTTGGTTATGAATCTTCAGACCAGAATAGTGCTAAGAATGTAGCAAATATTGAACTTACCATTAATAACATTTTGGTGGTAACTACAAAAGGAGTCCCCTCAACTGGATATCAGTGGATACTAAAATCGGGGTACGAAAGTGTTCTGGAATTGGCTTTTGAGGTTGTAGTTGCATCTCCAATGCCGGGTGCGGCAATGGAAAAAAGCTTTGTTTTTAAAGGAATAGCGGATGGGAGGACAGCCAATCTAAAATTTGTTTATAAAAGAGCTTGGGAAAACGTTGCACCTGTAAAGGAATATGATGTAAATGTTAT